tctctttttgatcaagcttttgtttttaacgaagagttttttattttgcttgacaaagtttttaccgaggcaacgatgtgtgcaccatgcaacctaggcatgcgacacaatgTAGAGTGTTtcaggagaattactattctaccattgtgtgtgtcttagccttattttgtttcttgttagagatagattcgcatctctgtaatagattagaacttcaaatcctacgagattgtggttatgtaatgcctatatataggcccattatcaattaataaacggttacattctgttccattacgttattattattctcgtttcgttcctcctcaaacacatatataatattttatgtataattattacaaaaaaagacagataattgatatatgtataataatattatatgcatgtataatattttatttcttgacGGGTTTTTACGGGTCGAACCGGGTTTCATACCTCTAAACAAAGCCCTCCCCTCGGCCCGGGTCGTGTAAAAGCCTATCAAACTTGCGGGTCTTCGTGAATTTTTTggatccgcgggctaaatgatgagacGTAATTATAGTTTGGGAAAATAATTTCCAAGTATCTAACTACCAGGAAAATTGGTGAAAAATTGCTTCCACCCACTCGCCATTTCGCCAAGGAAAGAGTATAATTCTACAATAATTACACAGTGATTGGACAAAGTTGTCCCTACTCAGAAGGGGTAGAGCGGAACACTGGAGAGTATTATTTGGAAATTACAAAGATATATAAAAGTTGGAGGGCTAATTTGTAATCTTATTATATAAACAATTATTCAGGAAATCTCTGAGCGTGTAGAACAACCACCATGGCTGCTTCTGGGTCGAAGAACAACCCCAAGCGGACCATCGCCGCCGACCCCCAAATCTCCAACCCGAACCCCGACCCATCCACCTCCGCCATCACTCCTTCCCAGGAAGACGTGTACCTCTCACGCGCCTCCCACCTGACGCGGCAAGagctcctccgccgccgcgcCCACCACCTGAAGCAGCTGACGAAATGCTACAAGGAGCACTACTGGGGGCTGATGGAGCACCTGAAGATCCAGTACAGGGAGTACTACTGGAAGTACGGTGTCAGCCCCttgaaagaagaaaacaatggAGTTGCTGCGGTTGAGGGCGGTGATGACAACCACAGTAACCATCTCCGGTGCGCTTCGGTCGGCTGTAAATTGAAGGCCATGGCTCTAACCAGCTTTTGCCACCTCCACATTCTTTCCGACTCGAAGCAGAGGCTCTACAAGGCTTGCAGTTATGTCATCAAGAGGTATCCTCAAGTCttgtcttttctttctttccgtGATTCTTTGCGATCAAATTGTAGGTGGTACTCTAGTGTTGCAAGTTAACCTTTCTTTTGATTTCAAGAAACTTAGCATTATAAAGTTTGGATTGCAAGAATCCAACATTTTTATTTGGAGTGGTCGTGGTTCTGGTCCATGGTGATGAGCAGGTAGGCTGTTACCAGACATTTGTAGAACATCGGCTCTAATTCACATACCATCTGGACTTCTTGTATTAATAATTACCTCTTGCATGGTAGTGATTGTGGACTTATACAAGAATATTGAGTTCACGGTTGTTGTATCAGACTCGATTTTATGGTGCTCCTTTCTCTTATGGATAGCAATTGTATGCCCGATCATTGGAGGTATAATAGTAGATGCTCGAGCCCAAGTTCTTTTATAATTAGAGGTAAAGATGTGGGGATGGTATGGGCAATTGAGTAGTTCTAGTTTTCGTTGATAGTCTTAATTACAACTCCACAAGTCCATTTAGAAACAAGAAAGGTTATGTACTCTTGGGACTAAGTGAAAACAGTAAGGTGGAAGGCTGAGCGACTTCTTTGGGGTGTGGTATTGGTCATAGCATACGACTGTTTATGACTGAAATTGGAGGTATTAGTGAGATAGCTTTGGAATCTGAATGTGGAGATTGTGGGAAGCCAAATGGAAGGGTGTATGGAAGTGCTTCTTCTCTAGTGGACTCCTCGCCAACTGTTATTGTACTTTGTTTAGTTTTCTGCCAAGGACATAGTCTAATAATAAGGAAGGTCTGTTTGTTGTAGTTTTTCTTTGCCAGTGATGAATGGTTTTGTTTCACATCTGGATAGAGAAAAGGAGAAGGAAAAAGGAAACTGAGGGAAACACTACCTTCTATAGTAGAAGGGAAAGGGATAATTAATAGTGCTATTTGTGTATACTCATGTGATCTAGTGGATCTCAGTATATAGATTGGGTTGTACTGTTATCATAAGAACTAGTGGGTACTTTTTCTTGGTGCTCCActtatccttttttttttctgggcaTGGACAACTACTACCACTCCCCAGTAGGGAAGCAGGCAAGTAGCAAATGAACCCAGCAGCTAGGATTGATAATAATACCAGAGTAACCTATTTTACATGGTTCGGTTGTActtcgagttttttttttttataagaagagAAGGGAAGTGTGAAACTGTCTCTGGCTAAGTGGATATTCTATTTCAAATAAGAGAGCTCATAGTTTGTAAAAACACGACAATTCTTTAGTGTAAACTTTCGTATTTTTGCTCAATTGGGTCTATTCTTCCACCAATGTGCAGATATTGACTGATaaattttgttcatttttgtTTCTAGTGCTCAGGCAGGACCTATAACATGCGGGAAGCCAATACTGAGATCCACTTCTCCTTCTCTTTGTACTGTGCACTTCCAAAAGGCTCAAAAGCATGTGACCAGATCATTGCGGAAGGCAGGGCTTAATGTTACCTCATCAAGTAAGCTTGCTCCCAAGTTCCATGTGATAGTGGCAGAATATGTACGCCAAATTCAATCTAAACGAAGAGCTgcaaaaaaggaaaataaaaataaaattgcaATAAAGGAAGAAACCGCTGATTGACTGCCAGCTTCTTTCTCCACAAACTGGATGATGTTGACCTGCTAGTTGTGTAAATGAAGCAAAACTAGAGGTTTGATTCTTTTCTGTCTTTGGTTTTGAAGCATCAGATTTTGAGAAGAGAGGTGCATGCTTTGGTTGCTTCCGGAATTGTATGGGGTGACATGGGTATAAGAACTTttgcttttgattttgattaaaTTTTCTCTGAATCGAGTATTGGAGTTTGTCTGTAGAGGAGATGATGTTCTTAGAGTTTATTAAATATCAATGGTTTTACTTCATTGTCAGAATGGTACTTTCAACCTTAGATGTCGTTGTCTATCTAATTTTACCTTATGGTGCATGTTTTGGTAGTACTTTGTTGATTTAGTGGGATAATTCATTTCATGAATGAAAGCTActattttttctttggttACAACAGGGACCTAAAAGGTccacaaaaagaacaaataaatTAAAGATTGGCACAAACACCATTCCTTCGGACTCTAGTAACACCAGCTAAAGGATGAAAGCTACTATTAGTCTcatatctttgtttttttttcagtcaATTCTATATTCTCTTTCTCCAGGCTTTTCTTTGAGAAACAATTATATACCATGCATGAGTCCAAGATCTATGGAATTTAGGCAAGGATTGCAGAATCTAGGAGTGACTTCAGCCAGTATTTTAGACGATGTCTTGGATAGTTTGACATCAGCATATTCAATTGTAAACTAATATTATGTTAGATATACATGTAATTGCACCTCTTTTATAACGTAATCCGATATGAACAATCCAACTCCCTAATCCATCTTAGTTCCAAGATCTTTTCTAAGCTTGTTTTCTGTACATGAATCAATGAAGGATTAGTTTTTTTGTAGTGACATTAAAGTGTTTAAACACTGCAGACATGGAATCATGATCTGATTCTGCAAACATTATAGGATTGATTTGTGTTAAGAAAAGCATGGAGAAATGTAGTACTGGTTGGACAAAGCACTTAAAAAATATAGTGAGATTAAAATTATGGTAGAATAACATCTATGTACACAAATAATGAACACGGTAATGTACGAGAGCCACTCTGAACTCCACCCTAGCTGTTAGTAGCTTCCCTGCCCATCTCCTCTATCCCAATCTCTCCTCTCGCTCGACCTCTGCCTCAAACTCAAAACAGCTCTACTCCTCTCTATCATGTATGTTGATGACACGGTGTCCAAACCTGTAGCTGCCCTTGCCATGAAAGGTGAATGTGAAGTTATGGAAGTTATGGATCTCATC
This is a stretch of genomic DNA from Argentina anserina chromosome 4, drPotAnse1.1, whole genome shotgun sequence. It encodes these proteins:
- the LOC126791432 gene encoding uncharacterized protein LOC126791432 produces the protein MAASGSKNNPKRTIAADPQISNPNPDPSTSAITPSQEDVYLSRASHLTRQELLRRRAHHLKQLTKCYKEHYWGLMEHLKIQYREYYWKYGVSPLKEENNGVAAVEGGDDNHSNHLRCASVGCKLKAMALTSFCHLHILSDSKQRLYKACSYVIKSAQAGPITCGKPILRSTSPSLCTVHFQKAQKHVTRSLRKAGLNVTSSSKLAPKFHVIVAEYVRQIQSKRRAAKKENKNKIAIKEETAD